A region of Candidatus Hydrogenedentota bacterium DNA encodes the following proteins:
- a CDS encoding 5-formyltetrahydrofolate cyclo-ligase, whose product MLDKKTIRRGLLAARRALPPGEATANSAAICARVETLPEFEAARAILTYVASKDNEVDTKPLVERLLGGPRPVLVPATLGKGQMVWSRLESMDELETSAFGVLEPRPEYRRDTPPPANSVVLVPGLAFTKAGWRIGYGGGYFDRFLAGFPGTKIAVAYAMQLVPEIPVAAHDVPMDVIVTEAGILRCHLEP is encoded by the coding sequence ATGCTCGACAAGAAGACGATCCGACGGGGGTTGCTTGCGGCGCGTCGAGCCCTGCCCCCGGGCGAGGCGACGGCGAACAGCGCGGCGATATGCGCACGGGTGGAGACGTTGCCCGAGTTCGAGGCCGCGCGGGCGATACTGACTTACGTGGCGTCGAAAGACAACGAAGTCGACACAAAACCGTTGGTCGAGCGCTTGCTTGGGGGGCCGCGGCCGGTGCTGGTGCCGGCTACCCTGGGGAAAGGCCAGATGGTCTGGTCCCGCCTGGAATCGATGGACGAGCTCGAGACGTCGGCTTTCGGCGTGCTGGAGCCTCGACCTGAATACCGGCGCGATACGCCGCCGCCGGCGAACAGCGTTGTGCTTGTGCCGGGTCTGGCGTTTACGAAGGCGGGATGGCGTATTGGATATGGCGGAGGGTACTTTGACCGGTTTCTTGCGGGATTTCCGGGGACCAAGATCGCCGTGGCGTATGCGATGCAGCTGGTGCCGGAGATTCCCGTAGCGGCCCATGACGTGCCAATGGACGTGATCGTGACCGAGGCGGGGATCCTCCGTTGCCATTTGGAGCCCTGA
- the miaA gene encoding tRNA (adenosine(37)-N6)-dimethylallyltransferase MiaA has protein sequence MRNVIAVVGPTASGKTALALELAIRLDSEIVSADSMQVYRGMEIGTAAPTHEEQSIARHHFVSILDPGADFSAGMFQRMAREVVENLNARGKVAVVAGGAGLYVRALIEGLFPGPEKDNAIRARLHREAEECGVPPLYARLQACDPEYAFVINANDLRRIVRALEVFELTGQPLSMLHAEHKEAAMPLDAVQVAFDWPRDELYARIDARVERMLQQGFIGEVQALLSAGYEKHLHRLRSLGYREFADYLAGRKAYDEAVEAMKQNTRRFAKRQLTWFRSDPDIYWMKAEPGRSISAYADEALSLL, from the coding sequence GTGAGGAACGTGATCGCCGTCGTTGGCCCCACCGCCTCGGGGAAAACGGCGCTGGCCCTCGAATTGGCGATTCGTCTTGACTCCGAGATTGTCTCAGCCGACTCCATGCAGGTCTACCGGGGCATGGAGATCGGCACGGCCGCTCCCACCCACGAGGAACAGTCCATCGCAAGACACCATTTCGTGAGCATTCTCGACCCCGGCGCCGATTTTTCGGCCGGGATGTTCCAGCGCATGGCGCGCGAGGTGGTCGAAAACCTCAACGCCCGAGGAAAAGTCGCGGTTGTCGCAGGAGGCGCGGGCCTCTATGTGCGCGCTCTCATCGAGGGACTCTTTCCCGGGCCCGAAAAAGACAATGCGATCCGTGCGCGGTTACACCGGGAAGCGGAGGAGTGTGGAGTGCCGCCGCTCTACGCGCGTCTGCAGGCCTGCGACCCTGAGTATGCGTTTGTCATAAACGCGAATGATCTCCGCCGGATCGTCCGCGCCCTCGAGGTGTTCGAATTGACGGGACAGCCTTTGTCCATGCTGCATGCCGAACACAAGGAGGCCGCCATGCCGCTCGACGCCGTTCAGGTCGCCTTCGACTGGCCGCGAGACGAACTCTACGCCCGCATCGATGCGCGAGTAGAACGAATGCTCCAGCAGGGCTTCATTGGCGAGGTGCAGGCCCTGTTGAGCGCCGGTTACGAGAAACATCTCCACCGGTTGCGTTCGCTCGGTTATCGCGAGTTCGCTGATTATCTCGCCGGCAGAAAAGCGTATGACGAGGCCGTCGAAGCAATGAAACAGAATACGCGGCGCTTTGCCAAACGCCAACTCACGTGGTTTCGTTCCGACCCGGACATCTATTGGATGAAGGCCGAACCGGGACGCTCCATCTCCGCCTACGCGGACGAGGCGCTGAGCCTGTTGTAG